The region CATACTCATCCTTTGTACATATTACATCTGCGATCTGTTCAAACTCTAACTCATATCGCTCTTCTTGTTTATCAAATATTCTTCCTATGATAAGTCCGGGTACTGCTACAACCAGTCCTAATTCCGTAGTAAAAAGTGCTTTTGATATACCACCTGAAATACTGTTCCCTTGTGCAAACATACTGCTTGACTGCAGCGCATCAAAAGTCTCAATCATTCCTATGACGGTTCCAAGCAACCCAACCAACGGTGCCAGTACAACTATTGTTTTAACCAATGTTGAATAGGTGCCCACCACTATCATATAGGGGGACAAGGCATCCATAACAAAATTTCTACAGTTTTGGCCTATGTTATTCGCTTCTTCCGCTGCGGCAAGTGCGTCTGCTGCCGCATAATCAAGCAATCCTCTCATCGCCTGCGCCTCACCCCTCTTTTCATGTTTGGCCACTAGTCTTCTCACGTTACCCTCTGTTCCACGACGAAGTGTCAAATACCTGAAACCCAGTCCATACCAAAGCGCAAGATTGAGTACAAAAAGTACCCACATTACTACACCTCCAGCATTCATCAAGGAGACAAAATCCCCAATAGCCCCATACATCTCTATCTCACTATATTGTTTTTCTCAAACACATTGATTATATGAAGTGCACTCTGTTCCATTGAATCCTTGATCTTCTGCGCCCAACCGGACAATAGGTTTCCAAGCAGAAGAAGGGGTATCGCTACTATAAGACCCAGCATCGTTGTTACTAATGCTTCAGAGATACCCCCTGAGAGTAATTTAGGATCCCCTGTACCATGCTCTGTAATGATGTCAAATGTCGATATCATACCTGTCACTGTTCCAAGAAGTCCAAGGAGTGGTGCCACTGCCGCGATCACCAGTACAAAAGATCCGAATTTATCGATCGCTGTACTTTCATTAAGAATATTTTCTGTCACAATGTCTTCTATGTGCTCTCTGTCTCTAGTGATATTTCTAAGTGTTGCTCTCAATACTCTGGCTGTTGAACCTTTATATCCTTTGATCGCTTCTTGTGCCTCAGCAACACCGCTTGTATTTAACTTTTCTACTACCGCATTGGTCAGATTCTCTACATTCGACCCTGATTTTGACAACAGTTTCACTCTTAAAGCGATAAGCAACAAGCCAAATAGACCTAGCGCAAGAATAATATAGCCTATCACACCACCTGCTTTCACCGTATCAGCAACCGTTTTCTCTTTTTTGAACTCTATCTCTTTATCTAAGTTTTCATAAACAAAGATATCTAAGGTATCCAGTTTCTCCCCCGAAAAAAGTGCTTTTGCATCATCAGAAGAATCAGTAGAGTTCCAAAGTTTATACTTTCCGTCTCCAGCTGGTGCCAACGCGCCTGCAGCTTCTTTGGCGATACCAAATGCCGCTATATTGCCCACTTTAACAATATCTGCTTCTACGGGTTTCCCATTAGGCAAATAAAATCTACCTTTTTCGTTTCGTAGAGAAGATAATGTCCCATATAATTTTGATGCCTGTGAAAATGCATCAGTTAGCTTTTGAAGATTGGTTGTTTTGTTACTCTCATCCACCTCTATACCATACTCATTAAGTACTGAGATCGCCTGCAGTATTACCACAGATGTTGTATCACTATTCTCTGTTACTTCACTGGCTTTTCTGTTTAACTTTTCAAGTTTTTCTTGTGATATTTTTAATTCATCTGAAACTTTTACAAGCTGGGCTTGAAGTCCGTTGAGTTTTTCACCTGCTGCACGAATATTCTCTTTTTGCTCTTGTTGTTCTTTAATAAATCTGCTTTGCAATTCACTTTTTTGCGCTTTTAGAAAAGTATACTCTTTTTTATATGCTTCACTTAATTCACTTGCATTGAGTGTTACAGCAAGCAATACAGCTGTTATCATAATTATTAATTGTTTCATCTATTTTACTCCTGCGATCATCAGTGCATTAGGCAGGTTAAAGTAACCTGTTCTGATCTGTTTTTGAAGGGCATCAAAGAGTGTATGTATCTGCTCTTTATGTCTACTCTCTTCTACCACAATATATTCGTAAGTGCCGTTGTTGTTTTTAACATAGCCCGTTTGATCATCTGGGGTAAGGAAAAACATCATCGCTGTACCAATCTTCACTACTTTTGCCAATTTTTGGATATCATCGATCTGTACATGCTGTTTGAACAGTCCTATCTCTTTAGTAAGTCTGATTGCATCATCATAAGAGGCCCATAGTAAAGAAAGCGCTTTTTCCTGAGTAATATTTCCACTCTTCAAATCAGACTTTATTTTTGCAAGATCAGCAACTCTCTCTTCTACTTTAAACGGGATGCCTGTTGAGATGATTTTTTCTAAATTATCTATCGCTGTCTCAAGCATCGGAGTGAGATCATTTGCCGTGGCACCTTTTTTGGCTATCTGCTCTTGAAGTTTTACTATTTCCGCATTCGAAACTTTAATCGCAGTCGTTTTTCTGTTAATCTGAACTTCATTGTCCGCTATTTGCATAGCATAAGATTTCATGTGTGATTTATAGCTGTCTTTGTTCTCATCTATCTGCGTATAGAGACCTTCTACATCGGCTCTAAGTTTCATGATTGACTTGACCATCTCTGTATTGTCTGCAGCATATACTGCTGTACTAGAGATGGCTATAACTGTTGATACAAAGATCAACTTTGTAAATTTGCCCATTTTTCTTCCTTGTTTATTATTAAAAAATCTGTATGGATTTTGAGATGTGAAATAGTGCCTACAATTCATAACAAAATGGAAACATCAATGTGTATAATGAATAATATGACAGATACAATGAGCCCGGGGAGATCCCGTCTCATGTATACTCTACTTGATAGTAACGCTATTCCCTGTTCCCAAAGTAAATTCTGTTTCAAGGTCTGCAGCCGAGTCCCCCGTAAAGTCTAGATCTACACCTGTCGTGATAGCCACATTTTCAAACGATACATTGGCTATATCTACTAAACCGTCCGCTGCAGGTGAAGAGTGGATAGCACCATCAGGAGTAATTTGCCCCCCGTTATGGATGATCGTACCATTTTTGAAGTGTCCTCCAATACCGCCTTTCTTGAAGAAGACACCTCCCTCTTTTTTCTGAGTCACACCTGTAGTGATCGTGAATCCGTCAAATGTTGCTGCTGTAGTACCTGACATTTCGATTCCTGCATTACCTGTTGTTGTGTTGATATCAAGGTTTTTCACTGTTCCAGAGTAACCATCATCGATGTCGAAGTAATCATCTGTACAGTTTGAGATCGTTATATTCGTAAGATTCACTGTACCACCCCAGATCTCTATACCGTCATCATCAGAGTAATCCACAGTGATATCTTCAATCGTTGTTCCTGATCCAACCCCTATAAGACTAAGACCATTGATCTCTTTCTGGTCCGCCATAGTAATACCTGAATTAAGTATCTTTACATATTTTAAAATACCTGAATTGTCAGCCATGTCTGTAGCATCTGCTGTATAAGCAGTATTTACTTCGTATGGAGTTACCTGAGAATTACCTGCATGTCCTATGAGAGTCAGTCCTCCCCAAAGTCCAACCTCTTGAGCTGCTGTGTTTTGCGAAGTAAATATAATAGGCTTGGTTGCTGTTCCAATTGCAGATATTTTAGCGCCTTTATCCACGATCATATAGGAAGTTGCATCTCCGGTACCTGGAAGACCTACGATAGTTGTCCCCTCTTGTATGTTAAGTTTTGATCCTGATGTAACTACGACAAGACCATCCAATTCCCATATTTTATCTGCTGTCAAAATCTTACATCCTGTCAAATTCCCTGCAAGCGTAGCTGATGTTGGGATAGAACATATTTCATTGCCAGTACCGGCATTAAATTTAGCTTCAAGATCTGCTGCTGAATCACCTGTAAAAAGAAGTTCCGCGGGAGCAGTCATAGCCACATTTTCAAATGATACATTGGCTATATCTACTAAACCGTCCGCTGCAGGTGAAGAGTGGATAGCACCATCAGGAGTAATTTGCCCCCCGTTATGGATGATCGTACCATTTTTGAAGTGTCCTCCAATACCACCCTTCTTGAAGAAGATCGCACCCTCTTTTTTCTGAGTCACACCTGTAGTGATCGTGAATCCGTCAAATGTTGCTGCTGTAGTACCTGACATTTCGATTCCTGCATTACCTGTTGTTGTGTTGATCACAAGGTTTTTCACTGTTCCAGAGTAACCATCATCGATGTCAAAGTAATCATCTGTACAGTTTGAGATCGTTATATTCGTAAGATTCACTGTACCACCCCAGATCTCTATACCGTCATCATCAGAGTAATCCACAGTGATATCTTCAATCGTTGTTCCTGATCCAACCCCTATAAGACTAAGACCATTGATCTCTTTCTGGTCCGCCATAGTAATACCTGAATTAAGAATATATACATTTCTCAAGGTACCTGAACTGTCAGCCATATCTGTAGCATCTGCTGTATAAGCAGTATTTACTTCGTATGGAGTCACCTGAGAATTACCTGCATGTCCTATGAGAGTCAGTCCTCCCCATTGACCTACTGCAAGATTTGTTGGATCTTCAACACGTTGCATAGAAGTAAAGATAATTGGTTTGTCCTTTGTACCATCTGCAAGTATGTCAGCACCCTTATCAACAATCATGTAGGAGGTTGCATCTCCTGTTCCTTCTAAACCTGCAATCACTGTTCCTGGCTCTATAGTAAGAATCACACCTGACTTTACCACTGCCAAGCCATCAATAACCCAAAGTTTATCATTGGTTAATGTCATAGATGTACTAATGTTGCCTGCAAGTGTCTCTTGAGGTAAAAATTTTGCTCCGGCTAAAATAGTATCAAAGCTAGTTGGAGTAATGGTAACAGTCCCAGTAGATCCTGTTGTTCCAGTTGTAGTTGAGATAGTATCCCCAATGATTGTTACATTTGAGGGCTCCTGGTAAATCGTTGTATCTCCACAGCCAGTTATTGCTGCTATTGCTACTGCTGAAAGTGCAATATTTTTCAAATTCATCATCTTAATTTCCTTAAACATCATTTAAACTATCCTTGATTTTGTTTGCAGAATAGTGACAAAAAATGGAAACATAGTGGAAACATAATGGAAACATTTATGTTATCAAATGTTTATGTCATGTTTGAAAAGAGAGGTTTCATTATATGAAGGATAAGCATCCATCTGTTAAAAGAAGTGAGAAAAAGAGCGGAAGGGTATCTATGTAAATATATGGGGAATTGATTGAACTGTAATGTATGATGCCTGGATAAATATGAAACTTAGCGTCTTTTTCAGTAAGAAACGCAAGCATTTTCCTTGAGTTACCATTTTGTTATAACTATTATATAGTATTACCTTATCTCGTAAGAGAAAATACACATTGAAAGGGAAAAAAGATGAAAATAAGTGAAACACTTCAAAGAGTAGTCAAAGAAGAGGGAAAACACTCGCTCACATCTAAGACTATTGTAAAACTCAAGAATTCAAAAGAATTCAGCTATCTTGTCGACCAAAACCGCTAAGTAAACTTAAGAACCGAACGGGTTCATACCGCCCATCATACCCATTGCCTGAGACTTTTTATTGTCTTCGACCATTTTATTAATATCATTCATGGCTGAAATAAGCAATATCTGCAACGATTCTTTATCTTCAAGCAGTGAGTCATCTATACTTAGATCTATCACTTCGCCTGCACCGTTTGCTGTAAGTTCTACAAGACCACCACCGGCTTTAGCTGTCAATTGTACATTTTTGGCCTGTTCCTGTATCTCTTTGGCTTTTTCTTGCATCTGCTCCATCATTTTGCCCATGTTGCCCAAGTCCATGCCTTCAAACATTATTCTAAGCCCTCAAACTCTTCGGCGATGCTGTTGTCATCATCAAGTATGACAATTTTTGGTAGATGCGCATCAGCTTCCTGTTCATTCATCGTCGCATAGGCAATAATGATGATCTTATCACCTTTATGTACTTTTCTAGCCGCTGCACCATTCAGACATATATCTCTTTTCCCTGCTTCACCAGGAATGATATAGGTAGAGAAACGCTCGCCATTGTTTACATTCACGATATCGATCTTTTGTCCGACACGCATACTGGCAGCATCTAAAAGTTCTTGATCAATAGTGATAGAGCCTACATAATTCAAGTTTGCATCTGTTACGGTAGCTCTATGTATTTTAGAATAAAGCATTGTAATGTTCATAATTATTCCTATTTATTTCATTAAAATTGTTGGGATTATACCAAAATCCTCTATTAAATTCTATTATACTAAAAAAATGTGAGTAAATTGGGGAAATTAGAAAGTCGCACTATGAAGTCGTGCGACCTTAAGGATTAAGAGTATATAAAATTTAACGAGCCAGACTTGCAGGAGAAAGAGGTTCTCCCCACATTTCAGCTGGGATCACATACTCTTCTACTACATTCCCGC is a window of Sulfurovum sp. TSL6 DNA encoding:
- a CDS encoding MotA/TolQ/ExbB proton channel family protein → MNAGGVVMWVLFVLNLALWYGLGFRYLTLRRGTEGNVRRLVAKHEKRGEAQAMRGLLDYAAADALAAAEEANNIGQNCRNFVMDALSPYMIVVGTYSTLVKTIVVLAPLVGLLGTVIGMIETFDALQSSSMFAQGNSISGGISKALFTTELGLVVAVPGLIIGRIFDKQEERYELEFEQIADVICTKDEYEI
- a CDS encoding MotA/TolQ/ExbB proton channel family protein encodes the protein MKQLIIMITAVLLAVTLNASELSEAYKKEYTFLKAQKSELQSRFIKEQQEQKENIRAAGEKLNGLQAQLVKVSDELKISQEKLEKLNRKASEVTENSDTTSVVILQAISVLNEYGIEVDESNKTTNLQKLTDAFSQASKLYGTLSSLRNEKGRFYLPNGKPVEADIVKVGNIAAFGIAKEAAGALAPAGDGKYKLWNSTDSSDDAKALFSGEKLDTLDIFVYENLDKEIEFKKEKTVADTVKAGGVIGYIILALGLFGLLLIALRVKLLSKSGSNVENLTNAVVEKLNTSGVAEAQEAIKGYKGSTARVLRATLRNITRDREHIEDIVTENILNESTAIDKFGSFVLVIAAVAPLLGLLGTVTGMISTFDIITEHGTGDPKLLSGGISEALVTTMLGLIVAIPLLLLGNLLSGWAQKIKDSMEQSALHIINVFEKNNIVR
- a CDS encoding DUF3450 family protein, with amino-acid sequence MGKFTKLIFVSTVIAISSTAVYAADNTEMVKSIMKLRADVEGLYTQIDENKDSYKSHMKSYAMQIADNEVQINRKTTAIKVSNAEIVKLQEQIAKKGATANDLTPMLETAIDNLEKIISTGIPFKVEERVADLAKIKSDLKSGNITQEKALSLLWASYDDAIRLTKEIGLFKQHVQIDDIQKLAKVVKIGTAMMFFLTPDDQTGYVKNNNGTYEYIVVEESRHKEQIHTLFDALQKQIRTGYFNLPNALMIAGVK
- a CDS encoding YbaB/EbfC family nucleoid-associated protein, producing the protein MFEGMDLGNMGKMMEQMQEKAKEIQEQAKNVQLTAKAGGGLVELTANGAGEVIDLSIDDSLLEDKESLQILLISAMNDINKMVEDNKKSQAMGMMGGMNPFGS
- the panD gene encoding aspartate 1-decarboxylase; amino-acid sequence: MNITMLYSKIHRATVTDANLNYVGSITIDQELLDAASMRVGQKIDIVNVNNGERFSTYIIPGEAGKRDICLNGAAARKVHKGDKIIIIAYATMNEQEADAHLPKIVILDDDNSIAEEFEGLE